TAAATTTCAGTTAAAACCGAATTAATCGACCGAACCaatctaattcggttaatcggtcagtTAACCGATCTAACTCAGTTCAAAATCAggtaattaatcgaattaaccgaacttaaaaattaataatacaaattatatgtagttttaattcggttaatttggataattttgtcaaataaacattatcaatttttttatatgttttatacttattttaataaaaaaacatataaagttcggttaatttaattaataatattaactgtTCGATTAACCGTTTGAACACTCTTactaaaaagacaaaaaaataaataaataagtaaaataattttttttaaattaaaaagctaaataaattatataaaatataaaatactcatcaattatataaaatattctttAGGTTCACAAATATAGTccatcattaaacaaaataaaaataaataagcaaaatAATTTATTACATAAATTGAACAATAAGATCATCACATACCATACATATAAAAACTCATGAttcaataaatctaaaataaatgataaaaaaattaaatttaagttcaaaattattttttatcaaccAGTATATCAAATTTCAATTGAAACGGGCGAAATCAATTGATATGCACTGATATGAGCAATATCGACCGAAATTTACAACGGAACTTAAAGTTTATTATTCCGGATTACTACTCAAGATAAGTTCCAACCAATAAAGACGGTACTAAAATAAAATTGACtaccttaattttaattttctttttttcttaagtTGCTTTTATCTAtcttaatttatcttttttttatttaaaattttataattattcaattttaatgaaatatcatttaaataagatattaaaatataaaaatgcatttaaattactcaaaaagaagcatttaaataattgttaaaattattcaatatatttttattttagctaaattattattttaaataataattttattatttttaataatttgaattatacaaTTATTTGCATATTGATTTAGCATCCGTATCCtattatttcaaaaagaaaaaaaaatattttttcattttttaatgagACATATtaacttttgaataattttaattgtctatttaattataaattattatataataaaatttaatttaaactatttttataatagttaaattctactcttaattaaataaattatttataaaattaaaagcgTGACGTAGAACAACAAATAATACTAATAagtctttttacttaaaaaaaccTAAGAagttttataaaagaaaaaagaggggGTGGGGGGGGGGGAAGCTAAACGAGAAAGGGGCAGGGAGGGGGCACCAATATGTGGGCAGAGGATTTATATTCCAATTTTAATGTACGATAAATCGTATTTGTTATGAACAGAACGGGGTTGAAGAGTTTGACATAAAGAAAGTGGAAGAACAAGCAGCAGAATTGGAGAAAGATCTGATTGTGAAAGAGTTGGAGACTTTGGATGTGCTTGAAGAACTTGGAACTACAAAAAGGATTGTGGAAGATTTAAAGAGACAGCTCCAGAATGAAGCCTTGAAATGCATGGCCACTGCTACACCAGACAACATGCCATCTCCTGCTATCAAAGAAATGAACATGGAGCACCGTGAACAGATCGGAAACGGGGGTTCAAGCCCCTGCCCCATTTCCTCTCCTGATTTGATCTTGATGGAGTTGAAAGAAGCAAAACTGAACCTTGGTAAAACTATCAATGATCTTGGGGAGATTCAAACTTTTGTTGACTCTCTAAATAAGAATACGAAGAAAGAGAAAAGTTTACTTGATATCACCCTTGAGAGGCTAACTTGTAAGTTTGCAGGGGTGAAGGTGAAGCCACCGATTGCCAACACTGTGGATGCTGCCAATTATGGGGGTTTTGATAATTGTTCCAACATCTTAAGATCTCCATTTCACAGCAACTCGAAGCTCGAGCTGTTTAAGAAAACGGTTGATCCTGCAAAAACTGAAGTTCCAAGATCAATGCCACTGCCAGGGAATGAACAAAATAGGCCTTGTAGCAGGACTGCTCAAATGAGATGGATTGCAGCAAAGAAGATGGAAGACGCCGCCAGGGCAGCTGAGGCACTTGCTCTAATTGAAATGAATGCCCTTACGGGGATGAACGGTTTACCAAGCAATGACAACTCATCAGGATTTTCCCTGCCGGAACCAGAACCCGAACCGTTGCTTGGAACCCCGAAAGTTATAAGGGCAAAAGAGGTTTCTAACAGGAAAGTAATCCATACAATGCACAAATTTGCGGAAGCAAATATCTCCAAAATGTCAATCTTGAAGAAGCTGGAGGAAGCTTCAGAAGAAGTTAAACATAGTAAACAAGCATTGGAAAAGGCTCTTAATAGACTCGAAATTGCAACCAGAAAGCAACTTGATGCTGAAGAAGCTCTCCGGAGATGGATTCCAGAACAAGAACAGAAGAAACAGGCCATTTATAATGCCCCTAAGATCAGCAATTTCCACCCACCAATCCCTCAGTATCAGCATCCTCCTCGATCTCCTTTACATGATCTGATGAACAAGCAAAACCCAACAATGGATGATGAACCAAAGCCTGTATTAAGGCCGACAGTTTCAATGAGGGATATCTTGAGCAGGAAACAGGTTACTCCTGACGATTGTGTGGTGAAAAGGCCTAATGAGGGTCACAATACTGAAAAGCAAAAGGTTGCTTTGAGTCAAATGCTTCATGAACTAAGGGAAGATCTGACATTTCCTCAGATACCTGATCACCAAAAAGAACATGGGGATGATCAAAAGCAGTACTTAACCCAGAGGAGGAAGTTTGGGTTCATCCACATCTCTCTTCCAGTGGCAAAGCAAAACAAGAAGAAATCATAAGCATTAAACGAAACATATAGGACAAATTTTATGACTAAACACGAGTACAGTTCGGAATACCAACCGTGACACTGTGTTGCAGCTGTTCTTGGgtgatttttatttattgtttttatgttGCTGGCATCTTTGGATATTGGTTTTGAAAAAGGTGTGTCTGGAGTTTGTAGTCATGGATTCTATGACCAGCCctgatttttatatttatttttttatcgacACCAGCCCTAAATATTTATGGGGTAGAATTTCATGTTATCTATATATCAGAAGGCATTGAAATCGTGATGACTCTTTTGCTCCACAGTATTTTAATTGTTCTTTTAACATTTATCATTTTATCGAAGAAATTTcccttcttttaaattttaattaaaaaataaattaaataatgataTGTCTTCCATGTAACTATCCACATGTATGCAAGTTAGTAAAACTAACAAAAGTTAAATTTTCCATTCATTTTatggtgatttgacaaaaatgcAAGTCTAAAGACTAAAAGAggtaaaaaattaaatggagcgctaaaatgaattttttttttaaaaaaaagttaaggcTCAatcaattaatgaataaattataggGTAAATTAAACCAACGATCACTTAACTTTGGAGTAGttaacaaaacagtcactcaaGTTTTAATTCAATCactcaactttcgaaaaataacaaaacaatccttttaatcattttctactataaatgtaatgacctgaatttttccgttaccgaaaaagtatattttcgggtctccgtttctgaaaaatggattcttcaatatttattaaaaatatttacgaagttaatcgagtggttaattagagtctaattaagtgaattagcttaaattaaggataattagataaaaggattaaattgaatgaagtgtgaaagtttaattatagaataaagaaaattgaaaggactaaataagtaaataagccaaaaagagtgccaagtgtatggcaaaaataaaatacaagtgtaataaatataatacacacatttgtaatacatgaatgtatttgcttattatttaagtaaatattaatgtatttattattattaaattaatattatatgataaataaataaaagtaagacaaatgtgtggttatgattgggtacaagtgtattaataaaaatatatatacttgtaatgcttgtatttaagtattaatagattttattatttataaaaggtatttattaattaaataattatattataagatttttatgtgaaaaataaataaaaagttgacaaatgtatggtatgtatagtgacatgtgtaatattagtatatgtacatttgtaaaatacatgtatatttacttattatataagtatattattaaattatatattattattaaataaaagatatttatataataaatagattagAGAAAAACAAGTGTGATAttataaatggatacaaatgttaaaagaatatttgttattaaatagatttttataatagatatttattaagttattatattatatatataatggtttaatgaaataaggaaaaaaaagaatagaaatagaAACAAAATAGGCAAAACGAAaagcagggaaagaaagaaagaaaggaaaaattgaaTGTTTGAAGTTTGACGTTTAAATAGGTATGTCAATTTAgcattttttacttaattttgatgttttagaagttttagaacaaagttttgatgaaattaagttgatattttgaaagttattagatttctaaatattattcatgttgaataaaatgatgaattatgaGTTTTATTGATAAGgaatttaagt
The sequence above is drawn from the Gossypium hirsutum isolate 1008001.06 chromosome A05, Gossypium_hirsutum_v2.1, whole genome shotgun sequence genome and encodes:
- the LOC107931548 gene encoding WEB family protein At2g40480 isoform X2 gives rise to the protein MAAVPQGSPMEGVPGTPGIREMRPEHGSKNSGFCTGSSRDLNPGIRRVSLRAEIDTSPPFASVKEAVTRFGGSGPRVPLYKFGEAYNGVEEFDIKKVEEQAAELEKDLIVKELETLDVLEELGTTKRIVEDLKRQLQNEALKCMATATPDNMPSPAIKEMNMEHREQIGNGGSSPCPISSPDLILMELKEAKLNLGVKVKPPIANTVDAANYGGFDNCSNILRSPFHSNSKLELFKKTVDPAKTEVPRSMPLPGNEQNRPCSRTAQMRWIAAKKMEDAARAAEALALIEMNALTGMNGLPSNDNSSGFSLPEPEPEPLLGTPKVIRAKEVSNRKVIHTMHKFAEANISKMSILKKLEEASEEVKHSKQALEKALNRLEIATRKQLDAEEALRRWIPEQEQKKQAIYNAPKISNFHPPIPQYQHPPRSPLHDLMNKQNPTMDDEPKPVLRPTVSMRDILSRKQVTPDDCVVKRPNEGHNTEKQKVALSQMLHELREDLTFPQIPDHQKEHGDDQKQYLTQRRKFGFIHISLPVAKQNKKKS
- the LOC107931548 gene encoding WEB family protein At2g40480 isoform X1 — its product is MAAVPQGSPMEGVPGTPGIREMRPEHGSKNSGFCTGSSRDLNPGIRRVSLRAEIDTSPPFASVKEAVTRFGGSGPRVPLYKFGEAYNGVEEFDIKKVEEQAAELEKDLIVKELETLDVLEELGTTKRIVEDLKRQLQNEALKCMATATPDNMPSPAIKEMNMEHREQIGNGGSSPCPISSPDLILMELKEAKLNLGKTINDLGEIQTFVDSLNKNTKKEKSLLDITLERLTCKFAGVKVKPPIANTVDAANYGGFDNCSNILRSPFHSNSKLELFKKTVDPAKTEVPRSMPLPGNEQNRPCSRTAQMRWIAAKKMEDAARAAEALALIEMNALTGMNGLPSNDNSSGFSLPEPEPEPLLGTPKVIRAKEVSNRKVIHTMHKFAEANISKMSILKKLEEASEEVKHSKQALEKALNRLEIATRKQLDAEEALRRWIPEQEQKKQAIYNAPKISNFHPPIPQYQHPPRSPLHDLMNKQNPTMDDEPKPVLRPTVSMRDILSRKQVTPDDCVVKRPNEGHNTEKQKVALSQMLHELREDLTFPQIPDHQKEHGDDQKQYLTQRRKFGFIHISLPVAKQNKKKS